From a single Campylobacter concisus genomic region:
- a CDS encoding universal stress protein, translated as MKYKKLLFPIGAGDDIEPRIYGALKVAQWFNTHMEIMTCQLDPSVVYNMKMTLRGGVLFEEFLKSAKSELAVEHEENEKIFNKICAELGIKVTSKIIEDVCTANFTIHSGKRSAIVEQESKFCDLVVAAVPLDGKITGTFESAVLKSGKNAIVIPRKMREFKADNILVSWTGTTQSSRALTGSIDLLKKAKKVQCITSKASLGDNAELNLKKLEEYFKIHGISATFEVIATTMIPGEALLKAAIDRNADLIVASRYGENGLMEMVLGGTSRFFLEHTNIPVYL; from the coding sequence ATGAAATACAAAAAGTTGCTTTTTCCAATAGGAGCTGGAGACGATATCGAGCCAAGAATTTATGGTGCCCTAAAGGTTGCTCAGTGGTTTAACACACATATGGAAATTATGACTTGCCAGCTTGATCCAAGCGTAGTTTATAATATGAAAATGACGCTTCGTGGAGGAGTGCTTTTTGAAGAATTTCTAAAATCAGCTAAATCTGAACTAGCTGTCGAGCATGAAGAGAATGAGAAAATTTTCAATAAAATTTGTGCTGAGCTTGGCATAAAAGTAACTAGTAAAATCATTGAAGATGTTTGCACTGCAAATTTTACGATTCATAGCGGCAAAAGAAGCGCGATAGTGGAGCAAGAGAGTAAATTTTGCGATCTAGTAGTGGCTGCTGTGCCACTTGATGGAAAGATCACTGGCACATTTGAGTCAGCTGTTTTAAAAAGTGGTAAAAATGCGATTGTAATCCCTAGAAAAATGCGTGAGTTTAAAGCTGATAATATCCTTGTAAGCTGGACTGGTACGACGCAAAGCTCAAGGGCATTAACAGGCTCGATAGATCTTTTAAAAAAGGCGAAAAAGGTTCAGTGCATTACCTCAAAAGCAAGCCTTGGCGATAATGCTGAACTAAATCTTAAGAAGCTTGAAGAGTACTTCAAAATTCATGGCATATCAGCCACTTTTGAAGTGATCGCTACTACGATGATACCTGGTGAAGCGCTTTTAAAAGCAGCTATTGATAGAAATGCTGATCTAATCGTTGCTAGCAGATATGGTGAAAATGGTCTTATGGAAATGGTGCTTGGTGGCACTTCAAGATTTTTCTTAGAACACACAAATATCCCAGTTTATCTATAA
- a CDS encoding polyribonucleotide nucleotidyltransferase, whose product MQYSIEVNNQVEIFDLNKVAKQASGAVLLRVKNTVVLATVAREDTQVEEDFLPLTVQYIEKAYAAGKIPGGYVKRETKPGDFETLTARIIDRSLRPLFPKGYAYPTQIVVMVLSADPEVDLQVVSLNAASVALYLSDIPVNRPVCGVRVGYIDEKFVINPSNSELKQSAIDLYVAGTKDELLMIEMRSLPQQTTQLIPMVAIEPMIDPSLSDSMAQKQLMNEFSEDMMVEAIDFAGKAILRASSAYEEAFKEHKKEDAALELKPEIENENIAIYIDKFYKAEVKNAINQMAKSERASELSKIAKQISSDEVAQKEGWDEAVITNVLGKYKKKIVREQIINEGVRADGRGLEEVRPISIETNVLPNAHGSCLFTRGQTQALVVTTLGTDSDAQMYDILTEKVPFVEKFMFNYNFPGFSVGEASPLKAPGRRELGHGNLAKRALAPSIDLASPYTIRVVSEILESNGSSSMASVCGGSLALRAAGVNTLKLVAGVAMGLIFEGDKHAVLTDIMGLEDHDGDMDFKVAGTSDGITALQMDIKLGGISLEVLKEALYQAKRGREHILSLMAEADKNIEINEDVLPKLELFSVDPSKIVDIIGQAGKTIKEIIEKFEVSIDLDREKGEVKIAGGAKKNVDAAKDYIISITSKDNGRSFGKKPFKHDKERSKPNFNIGDEFLGTVKSVVDFGVFIELKDGIDGLLHISKIKTPLNVGDQVKVCVSEQKGNKISLSLVE is encoded by the coding sequence ATGCAATATAGTATAGAAGTCAATAATCAGGTTGAAATTTTTGACCTTAATAAAGTAGCAAAACAAGCTAGCGGAGCGGTACTTTTAAGGGTGAAAAATACCGTCGTTTTAGCAACTGTTGCAAGAGAAGATACGCAGGTTGAGGAGGATTTTTTACCTCTAACGGTGCAGTACATCGAAAAAGCTTACGCCGCTGGAAAAATTCCTGGTGGATATGTTAAGCGCGAGACAAAGCCAGGCGACTTTGAAACGCTAACAGCTCGCATCATCGATAGATCTCTTAGACCGCTCTTTCCAAAAGGTTATGCATATCCAACTCAAATAGTGGTAATGGTGCTTTCAGCTGATCCTGAAGTTGATTTGCAAGTTGTAAGTCTAAATGCAGCCTCCGTTGCTCTTTATCTTAGTGACATCCCTGTAAATCGCCCAGTTTGTGGTGTGAGAGTTGGCTATATAGATGAAAAATTTGTGATCAACCCAAGCAACTCTGAGCTAAAACAAAGCGCGATCGATCTATACGTGGCTGGCACAAAAGATGAGCTTTTGATGATCGAGATGAGAAGCTTACCTCAGCAAACTACGCAGCTTATCCCGATGGTCGCAATCGAGCCGATGATAGATCCGAGCTTAAGTGATAGCATGGCTCAAAAACAGCTAATGAACGAATTTAGCGAAGATATGATGGTTGAGGCGATTGATTTTGCTGGTAAGGCGATACTAAGAGCTAGCAGCGCTTACGAAGAAGCTTTCAAAGAGCATAAAAAAGAGGACGCTGCGCTTGAGCTAAAACCTGAGATAGAAAATGAAAATATAGCTATTTATATCGATAAATTTTATAAAGCTGAAGTCAAAAATGCGATCAATCAAATGGCAAAAAGCGAGCGCGCGAGCGAACTTAGCAAGATCGCAAAACAAATTTCAAGTGATGAGGTCGCTCAAAAAGAGGGCTGGGACGAGGCTGTTATCACAAATGTCCTTGGCAAATATAAAAAGAAAATCGTTAGAGAGCAGATCATAAACGAGGGTGTTAGAGCTGATGGACGTGGTCTTGAAGAGGTTAGACCTATTAGTATCGAAACAAATGTGCTTCCAAATGCACATGGCTCATGCCTCTTTACAAGAGGACAGACACAAGCCCTAGTTGTCACTACTCTTGGCACTGACAGCGACGCTCAAATGTATGACATCCTCACTGAAAAAGTACCTTTTGTAGAGAAATTTATGTTTAACTACAACTTCCCGGGCTTTAGCGTAGGTGAGGCAAGCCCACTAAAAGCTCCTGGTAGACGCGAGCTTGGACATGGAAATTTAGCCAAACGTGCCCTTGCGCCAAGCATTGATCTAGCATCACCGTACACAATAAGAGTCGTTTCAGAAATTTTAGAGAGCAACGGCTCAAGCTCGATGGCTAGCGTTTGCGGTGGCTCGCTCGCACTTAGAGCAGCTGGCGTAAATACTTTAAAACTTGTCGCAGGTGTCGCTATGGGTCTTATATTTGAAGGCGATAAGCATGCAGTGCTAACAGATATCATGGGACTTGAAGATCACGATGGCGATATGGACTTTAAAGTAGCGGGCACAAGCGATGGTATCACAGCACTTCAGATGGATATTAAACTTGGTGGCATTAGCTTAGAAGTGCTAAAAGAGGCACTTTATCAAGCAAAACGTGGTAGAGAGCATATATTATCTTTGATGGCAGAAGCGGATAAAAATATAGAAATAAATGAAGATGTGCTTCCAAAGCTTGAATTATTTAGTGTTGATCCAAGCAAGATTGTAGACATCATCGGGCAAGCTGGCAAGACTATAAAAGAGATTATTGAGAAATTTGAAGTCTCAATCGATCTTGATAGAGAAAAAGGCGAGGTAAAAATCGCAGGTGGAGCAAAGAAAAATGTCGATGCCGCAAAAGATTACATCATCTCTATCACTTCAAAAGACAATGGACGTTCATTTGGCAAAAAGCCGTTTAAACACGACAAAGAGCGCTCAAAACCAAATTTTAATATCGGTGATGAGTTTTTGGGAACTGTAAAGAGTGTGGTTGATTTTGGTGTGTTTATCGAGCTAAAAGATGGCATTGATGGCTTGCTTCATATCTCAAAGATAAAAACTCCATTAAATGTAGGTGATCAGGTCAAAGTATGTGTGAGCGAGCAAAAAGGAAATAAAATTTCGCTCTCTTTAGTCGAATAA
- a CDS encoding RDD family protein, with amino-acid sequence MSMQIVEKLEKEEISLAPFSKRVLAYSIDECIVSFLFLIIYWDAFLSVMSYDEARNLTLNFFWQIVALKIIYHAFFVWYYGASLGQMLTKTMCINVEILDRPNFISSLVRAIFRLVSEACFYLGFAWAFANPARQTWQDKIAKTVVINA; translated from the coding sequence ATGAGTATGCAGATAGTTGAAAAACTTGAAAAAGAAGAAATTTCGCTAGCGCCATTTTCAAAAAGAGTGCTAGCTTACTCAATTGATGAATGTATTGTTTCTTTTTTGTTTTTGATCATTTACTGGGATGCCTTTTTGTCGGTTATGAGCTATGATGAAGCCAGAAATTTGACTTTAAATTTCTTTTGGCAAATAGTCGCACTAAAGATTATTTATCATGCATTTTTTGTTTGGTATTATGGTGCTAGTCTTGGGCAAATGCTAACAAAGACGATGTGCATTAATGTAGAAATTTTAGATAGACCAAATTTTATTTCAAGCTTGGTAAGAGCGATTTTTAGGTTGGTTAGTGAAGCTTGTTTTTATCTTGGTTTTGCATGGGCATTTGCAAATCCAGCTAGGCAAACTTGGCAAGACAAAATAGCAAAAACAGTGGTGATAAATGCGTAA
- a CDS encoding LPS-assembly protein LptD — MRKILFLVPVCILNLSAAVQDVQLLADDVKQDKGIVTANKNVVVYSQDYLVTADCAVYDQNNSIIELFGNVNMMKGKSEVSRSNYAKLNLKNNDTVFESLFMMNKDMEVWMRSDESSSDSEYYRVKKAMVSSCNVQDPDWSITSSSAMLNKQSKFLHLFNPVFRIANVPVFYLPYFGFSTDTTRRTGLLPPDLGYEKSEGFYYKQPIYFAPYNEWDFELDPQIRTNRGAGIYGAFRFTESPDSRGEISFGSFTDKNSYQAKQKGETSNKAELKNKTHKGIGLKYERDKLIRYLSEADLQEGIWIDATKLNDIDYLNLKGRDDDYDSLVTSKFNYFIANDDHYFGAYAKYYIDTEKIGSKNENKDTLQELPSLQYHKFTDDIVLPNILYSLDLQSHRYDRKIGVRATQYEFTLPASVHVPLLDDSLTFSFYEYLYASRINYENKINSFDDKREDKHTNFVNNYHKFVLHTDLAKAYESFYHTLNFGAEYLLPGYRKGNLDDEFIYDKNLNEYENFLTQEQSKEEISGYLTQYFFNSNGRKIIKHSISQGYYTKEDEYSNLKNAIYLYPFENLSLYNKLEYSHKSKELKKVQSGFSYTNDLFWLNMLHTMKKNDSKIKNSATKDSYFTSGLGVKLPHQYSLIGGWQYDIERSYTKSWRVGVLHQRKCWNYGIIYQQDVEPTTTINGSASTRKNGIYFTINFYPMGGLHYDFSQSSTKSSAN, encoded by the coding sequence ATGCGTAAAATTTTATTTTTAGTTCCGGTTTGTATTTTAAATCTAAGTGCAGCTGTGCAAGATGTGCAGCTTTTGGCTGATGATGTAAAGCAAGATAAAGGCATCGTCACGGCCAATAAAAATGTTGTTGTGTATTCACAAGATTACCTTGTGACAGCTGATTGTGCAGTTTATGATCAAAATAATTCGATTATCGAGCTCTTTGGAAATGTCAATATGATGAAGGGCAAGAGTGAAGTCTCTCGCTCAAACTATGCAAAGCTAAATTTAAAAAATAATGACACTGTTTTTGAATCGCTTTTTATGATGAATAAAGACATGGAAGTATGGATGAGAAGCGATGAAAGTAGCTCTGATAGTGAGTACTATAGAGTTAAAAAAGCGATGGTTTCAAGCTGTAATGTGCAAGATCCTGACTGGAGTATCACCTCAAGCTCAGCTATGCTAAATAAACAAAGTAAATTTTTACACCTTTTTAACCCGGTCTTTCGTATAGCTAATGTGCCAGTTTTTTATTTGCCATATTTTGGTTTTTCAACAGATACCACAAGAAGAACAGGTCTTTTACCGCCTGATCTTGGATACGAAAAATCTGAAGGCTTTTATTACAAGCAGCCGATTTATTTTGCGCCTTATAATGAGTGGGACTTCGAGCTTGATCCGCAGATAAGAACAAACAGAGGTGCTGGAATTTATGGTGCGTTTAGATTTACTGAATCGCCTGATTCAAGGGGCGAAATCAGCTTTGGTTCATTTACTGATAAAAATAGCTACCAAGCCAAGCAAAAAGGAGAGACTTCAAATAAAGCTGAACTAAAAAATAAAACACATAAAGGTATTGGACTAAAATACGAAAGAGATAAGCTTATAAGATATCTTAGTGAAGCGGATTTGCAAGAGGGAATTTGGATAGACGCAACGAAGTTAAACGATATAGATTATTTAAATTTAAAGGGCAGGGATGATGATTATGATTCGCTTGTAACTTCTAAATTTAACTATTTCATCGCAAATGACGATCATTATTTTGGTGCTTATGCAAAATACTACATAGACACTGAAAAAATTGGCTCAAAAAATGAGAACAAAGACACACTTCAAGAGCTTCCATCGCTTCAGTATCATAAATTTACAGATGATATTGTCTTGCCAAATATCTTATATTCACTTGATCTTCAGTCACATAGATATGATAGAAAGATAGGCGTTAGAGCAACTCAGTATGAATTTACGCTTCCAGCTTCAGTGCATGTGCCACTGCTTGATGATAGCTTAACGTTTTCATTTTACGAGTATCTATACGCGTCAAGAATAAATTACGAGAATAAGATAAATTCATTTGATGATAAAAGAGAAGATAAGCATACAAATTTTGTAAATAATTACCACAAATTTGTCCTTCACACTGATCTTGCAAAAGCGTATGAAAGCTTTTATCATACTCTAAATTTTGGGGCCGAATACCTACTGCCAGGCTATAGAAAAGGAAATTTAGATGATGAGTTTATTTATGATAAAAATCTAAATGAGTATGAAAATTTCTTGACTCAAGAGCAGAGTAAGGAAGAAATTTCTGGTTATCTGACTCAGTATTTCTTTAACTCTAATGGTAGAAAGATTATAAAACATAGTATTTCTCAAGGATATTACACAAAAGAAGATGAATATTCGAATTTAAAAAATGCTATCTATCTATATCCATTTGAAAATTTAAGCCTTTATAATAAGCTTGAGTATTCGCACAAGAGTAAAGAGCTTAAAAAGGTACAAAGCGGATTTTCATACACAAATGATTTATTTTGGCTAAATATGCTTCATACCATGAAGAAAAATGATAGCAAAATAAAAAATAGCGCAACAAAAGATAGCTATTTTACAAGTGGTCTTGGAGTAAAATTACCTCATCAGTATAGTCTTATTGGCGGCTGGCAATATGATATCGAGCGAAGCTACACAAAAAGCTGGAGAGTTGGAGTGCTTCATCAAAGAAAATGCTGGAATTACGGGATAATTTATCAACAAGATGTCGAGCCAACAACAACAATAAACGGCTCAGCATCAACTAGAAAAAATGGTATCTATTTCACGATAAATTTCTATCCAATGGGCGGTTTGCACTATGACTTTTCGCAAAGCAGTACAAAATCGAGTGCCAACTAA
- the dnaE gene encoding DNA polymerase III subunit alpha produces MSENSSFTHLHLHTEYSLLDGANKIKELAHVLHDRGDTAAAITDHGNMFGAIDFYKAMKKEGIKPLIGIEAYVHNGEQLDDKSTKQRFHLILIAKNETGYKNLMYLSSMSYIEGFYYYPRINKKILKEHSEGLVCSSACLQGEVSWHLNLSDRNVKFGAKGYERAKEVALEYKEIFGDDFYLEIMRHGIGDQKRIDDDILRIAKETGIKVIATNDTHYTFKERADAHEVFMCIAMNKTLDDPNRLRHSVHEFFVKSKEQMSELFLDIPEVIENTQEIVNKCNLEIKLGNPTPPNFKFTLEYAKERNLTLPEPENRYSFKNDAIFFEYECRKGLEERLKFVPENLHDEYKKRLEIEIGIINKMNFPGYMMIVWDFINEAKSRGVPVGPGRGSAAGSLVAYSLKITDLDPIPYNLLFERFLNPERVSMPDIDVDFCQSRRGEIIDYVTQKYGKFNVAGVITFGKLLAKGVIRDVARVCDMPYAEADAMAKLIPDELGITLKDAYEKEPKIAELISQNPKAAKIWKFALDLEGLNRNAGQHAAGVVISNEELWNKTPLFRQPNSPEDRYVTQYSLKYLEDVDLIKFDFLGLKTLTVIDNAIKLVKQRTGKDIIWEQIDKNDSNVYKMIQSGQAIGIFQIEGEGMRKLGTSLRPDCFEDIVAMLALYRPGPMESGMLDDFVKRKHGEAEITYSFKELEPILAPTYGVIVYQEQVMQIVQAIGGFSLGGADLVRRAMGKKIKEEMDRLKGEFVKGAEAKGLNGQKADDLFELIVKFAGYGFNKSHSAAYAYVTFQTAYLKAYYPAEFMAALLTSEESNVDKIVRYIDEIKRINIDTLPPSINKSTKEFSVVKNGDHDGIIFGLGAIKGVGGAAIENIITEREANGEFKSMDDFVSRIDPFKVNKKVFESLIKAGCFDEFGFSRKMLMQNVENIIEACKSAAQIRKNAVESLFGEDESMNDVKINFVTINDEFDIKQILKFEQESVGIYLSGHPLDDYKDEINKIKYTLSSEFESLPQSAEILVVGKIEDFSTRITKSGKKMGTINVLDFHGNIEIAVFERELGNIEDIVKDEAKRDLPYAFRINITKDDQFVRTNLNEVYSLEDAQNLDFKTRKLKQNSKFSKNEEASMPQRAREYAELEVLLCLSELSKDKITNLYNLGYNEHIKSGTNNDKRLVIKIKNENTAQIFVYKTKFVVNDSFKEKALQAIAC; encoded by the coding sequence ATGAGTGAAAATTCTAGCTTTACACACCTACATTTACACACCGAATACTCCCTGCTTGACGGAGCGAACAAGATAAAAGAGCTAGCTCACGTGCTTCATGATAGAGGCGACACAGCAGCGGCTATCACAGATCACGGCAATATGTTTGGAGCGATAGATTTTTACAAAGCGATGAAAAAAGAGGGGATAAAACCGCTAATTGGCATCGAAGCTTATGTGCATAACGGTGAGCAGCTTGATGATAAGAGCACCAAGCAGCGCTTTCACCTTATACTAATCGCCAAAAACGAGACTGGCTATAAAAATTTAATGTATCTTAGCTCCATGAGCTACATCGAGGGCTTTTACTATTATCCTCGTATAAATAAGAAAATCTTAAAAGAGCACAGCGAGGGCTTGGTTTGTAGCTCAGCGTGCTTGCAAGGCGAGGTAAGTTGGCATCTAAATTTAAGCGATCGTAACGTCAAATTTGGTGCAAAGGGCTACGAGAGAGCAAAAGAGGTCGCACTTGAATATAAAGAAATTTTTGGAGATGACTTTTATCTTGAGATCATGCGTCACGGCATCGGCGATCAAAAACGCATTGATGATGACATTTTACGCATCGCCAAAGAGACTGGCATAAAGGTCATCGCCACAAACGATACTCACTACACTTTTAAAGAGCGAGCTGACGCGCATGAGGTTTTTATGTGTATCGCGATGAACAAAACTTTAGATGATCCAAACCGACTTCGCCACAGCGTCCATGAGTTTTTTGTTAAGAGCAAAGAGCAGATGAGTGAGCTATTTTTAGATATCCCCGAAGTGATAGAAAATACCCAAGAGATCGTAAATAAGTGCAACCTTGAGATCAAGCTTGGCAACCCAACTCCGCCAAATTTTAAATTTACTCTTGAATATGCCAAAGAGAGAAATTTAACACTTCCAGAGCCTGAAAATAGATATAGCTTTAAAAATGACGCTATATTTTTTGAATATGAATGTAGAAAAGGTCTTGAAGAGAGGCTAAAATTTGTCCCTGAAAATTTACATGACGAATACAAAAAGCGCCTTGAGATAGAGATTGGTATCATAAATAAAATGAATTTCCCAGGCTATATGATGATCGTTTGGGACTTCATAAATGAGGCTAAAAGTAGAGGCGTACCAGTTGGTCCAGGGCGTGGTTCTGCGGCTGGTAGCTTGGTCGCTTATTCACTAAAGATCACCGACCTTGATCCGATCCCATACAACCTACTTTTTGAGAGATTTCTAAACCCAGAGCGTGTTAGTATGCCAGATATCGACGTGGATTTTTGTCAAAGTAGGCGTGGCGAGATAATTGACTATGTTACGCAAAAATATGGAAAATTTAACGTTGCTGGCGTTATTACATTTGGTAAATTGCTTGCAAAAGGTGTCATTAGAGATGTTGCTAGAGTCTGCGATATGCCTTACGCCGAAGCTGATGCGATGGCAAAGTTAATACCTGATGAACTTGGTATTACGCTAAAAGATGCTTATGAAAAAGAGCCGAAGATAGCTGAGTTAATAAGTCAAAATCCAAAGGCAGCTAAAATTTGGAAATTTGCACTTGATCTTGAGGGGCTAAATAGAAACGCCGGTCAGCATGCAGCAGGTGTCGTTATCTCAAATGAGGAGCTTTGGAATAAAACTCCGCTTTTTCGTCAGCCAAACAGCCCAGAAGATCGCTATGTTACGCAGTATAGTCTTAAATATCTTGAGGATGTTGATTTAATTAAATTTGACTTTCTTGGACTAAAAACACTAACGGTTATCGATAATGCCATAAAGCTGGTAAAACAACGAACTGGCAAGGATATTATTTGGGAGCAGATCGATAAAAACGATTCTAATGTTTATAAAATGATACAAAGTGGCCAAGCGATAGGAATTTTCCAAATCGAGGGTGAGGGCATGAGAAAGCTAGGAACTAGCTTGCGTCCAGACTGCTTTGAGGACATCGTCGCGATGCTAGCGCTCTACCGCCCAGGACCGATGGAAAGTGGCATGCTTGATGACTTTGTCAAAAGAAAACATGGCGAGGCCGAGATAACCTACTCGTTTAAAGAGCTTGAGCCAATCCTTGCGCCAACATACGGCGTCATCGTCTATCAAGAGCAAGTTATGCAAATCGTTCAAGCTATAGGCGGCTTTAGCCTTGGCGGGGCGGACCTTGTGCGCCGTGCGATGGGTAAAAAGATCAAAGAAGAGATGGATAGGCTAAAGGGCGAGTTTGTAAAAGGTGCTGAGGCAAAAGGGCTAAATGGACAAAAAGCAGATGATCTTTTTGAGTTAATTGTAAAATTTGCAGGATATGGCTTTAATAAATCTCACTCCGCAGCTTACGCTTATGTTACCTTTCAAACAGCTTATCTTAAGGCCTATTATCCGGCTGAATTTATGGCCGCACTTCTTACAAGCGAAGAGAGCAACGTCGATAAGATCGTTCGCTATATCGATGAGATAAAACGCATAAATATAGACACTTTGCCACCATCTATCAACAAATCAACTAAAGAATTTAGCGTCGTTAAAAATGGTGATCATGATGGCATTATCTTTGGGCTTGGTGCGATTAAAGGCGTTGGCGGAGCGGCTATTGAAAACATTATCACTGAGCGTGAAGCAAATGGCGAGTTTAAGAGTATGGACGACTTTGTTTCAAGGATCGATCCATTTAAAGTAAATAAAAAGGTCTTTGAAAGTCTCATAAAAGCTGGTTGCTTTGATGAGTTTGGCTTTAGTCGTAAGATGCTTATGCAAAATGTAGAAAATATCATAGAAGCTTGCAAGAGTGCTGCTCAGATCCGTAAAAATGCAGTTGAGAGTTTATTTGGCGAAGATGAGAGCATGAACGATGTGAAGATAAATTTTGTTACGATAAATGACGAATTTGACATCAAGCAAATTTTAAAATTTGAGCAAGAGAGCGTTGGTATCTACCTCTCAGGCCACCCGCTTGATGATTATAAAGACGAGATCAACAAGATAAAATATACTCTAAGCTCAGAATTTGAGAGCTTGCCACAAAGTGCTGAAATTTTAGTCGTTGGTAAGATCGAAGACTTTAGCACAAGGATAACCAAAAGTGGCAAGAAAATGGGCACTATAAATGTGCTTGATTTTCACGGAAATATCGAGATCGCAGTCTTTGAAAGAGAGCTTGGCAACATCGAAGATATAGTAAAAGATGAAGCAAAACGCGACCTGCCCTATGCTTTTAGGATAAATATCACAAAAGATGATCAATTTGTAAGGACAAATTTAAACGAGGTTTATAGCCTAGAAGATGCGCAAAATTTAGACTTTAAGACAAGAAAGCTAAAACAAAATTCTAAATTTTCTAAAAATGAAGAAGCTAGCATGCCTCAAAGAGCAAGAGAATATGCTGAGCTAGAGGTGCTTTTATGCCTTAGTGAGCTTAGCAAAGATAAGATCACTAATCTTTATAATCTTGGCTATAACGAACATATAAAAAGTGGCACAAACAACGATAAACGTCTTGTTATTAAGATAAAAAATGAAAATACGGCTCAAATTTTTGTCTATAAGACAAAATTTGTTGTAAATGACAGCTTTAAAGAAAAAGCACTTCAAGCAATAGCTTGCTAA